From the Homo sapiens chromosome 1, GRCh38.p14 Primary Assembly genome, one window contains:
- the PEF1 gene encoding peflin isoform X2 has translation MFPSGTPGGPYGGAAPGGPYGQPPPSSYGAQQPGLYGQGGAPPNVDPEAYSWFQSVDSDHSGYISMKELKQALVNCNWSSFNDETCLMMINMFDKTKSGRIDVYGFSALWKFIQQWKNLFQQYDRDRSGSISYTELQQALSQMGYNLSPQFTQLLVSRYCPRSANPAMQLDRFIQVCTQLQVLTEAFREKDTAVQGNIRLSFEDFVTMTASRML, from the exons ATGTTCCCCTCTGGAACTCCAGGAGGACCATATGGCGGTGCAGCTCCCGGGGGCCCCTATGGTCAGCCACCTCCAAGTTCCTACGGTGCCCAGCAGCCTGGGCTTTATGGACAGG GTGGCGCCCCTCCCAATGTGGATCCTGAGGCCTACTCCTGGTTCCAGTCGGTGGACTCAGATCACAGTGGCTATATCTCCATGAAGGAGCTAAAGCAGGCCCTGGTCAACTGCAATTGGTCTTCATTCAATGATGAGACCTGCCTCATGATGATAA ACATGTTTGACAAGACCAAGTCAGGCCGCATCGATGTCTACGGCTTCTCAGCCCTGTGGAAATTCATCCAGCAGTGGAAGAACCTCTTCCAGCAGTATGACCGGGACCGCTCGGGCTCCATTAGCTACACAGAGCTGCAGCAAG CTCTGTCCCAAATGGGCTACAACCTGAGCCCCCAGTTCACCCAGCTTCTGGTCTCCCGCTACTGCCCACGCTCTGCCAATCCTGCCATGCAGCTTGACCGCTTCATCCAGGTGTGCACCCAGCTGCAGGTGCTGACAGAGGCCTTCCGGGAGAAGGACACAGCTGTACAAGGCAACATTCGGCTCAGCTTCGAGGACTTCGTCACCATGACAGCTTCTCGGATGCTATGA
- the PEF1 gene encoding peflin isoform 1 (isoform 1 is encoded by transcript variant 1), with the protein MASYPYRQGCPGAAGQAPGAPPGSYYPGPPNSGGQYGSGLPPGGGYGGPAPGGPYGPPAGGGPYGHPNPGMFPSGTPGGPYGGAAPGGPYGQPPPSSYGAQQPGLYGQGGAPPNVDPEAYSWFQSVDSDHSGYISMKELKQALVNCNWSSFNDETCLMMINMFDKTKSGRIDVYGFSALWKFIQQWKNLFQQYDRDRSGSISYTELQQALSQMGYNLSPQFTQLLVSRYCPRSANPAMQLDRFIQVCTQLQVLTEAFREKDTAVQGNIRLSFEDFVTMTASRML; encoded by the exons ATGGCCAGCTATCCTTACCGGCAG GGCTGCCCAGGAGCTGCAGGACAAGCACCAGGAGCCCCTCCGGGTAGCTACTACCCTGGACCCCCCAATAGTGGAGGGCAGTATGGTAGTGGGCTACCCCCTGGTGGTGGTTATGGGGGTCCTGCCCCTGGAGGGCCTTATGGACCACCAGCTGGTGGAGGGCCCTATGGACACCCCAATCCTGGGATGTTCCCCTCTGGAACTCCAGGAGGACCATATGGCGGTGCAGCTCCCGGGGGCCCCTATGGTCAGCCACCTCCAAGTTCCTACGGTGCCCAGCAGCCTGGGCTTTATGGACAGG GTGGCGCCCCTCCCAATGTGGATCCTGAGGCCTACTCCTGGTTCCAGTCGGTGGACTCAGATCACAGTGGCTATATCTCCATGAAGGAGCTAAAGCAGGCCCTGGTCAACTGCAATTGGTCTTCATTCAATGATGAGACCTGCCTCATGATGATAA ACATGTTTGACAAGACCAAGTCAGGCCGCATCGATGTCTACGGCTTCTCAGCCCTGTGGAAATTCATCCAGCAGTGGAAGAACCTCTTCCAGCAGTATGACCGGGACCGCTCGGGCTCCATTAGCTACACAGAGCTGCAGCAAG CTCTGTCCCAAATGGGCTACAACCTGAGCCCCCAGTTCACCCAGCTTCTGGTCTCCCGCTACTGCCCACGCTCTGCCAATCCTGCCATGCAGCTTGACCGCTTCATCCAGGTGTGCACCCAGCTGCAGGTGCTGACAGAGGCCTTCCGGGAGAAGGACACAGCTGTACAAGGCAACATTCGGCTCAGCTTCGAGGACTTCGTCACCATGACAGCTTCTCGGATGCTATGA
- the PEF1 gene encoding peflin isoform X1 — MKQGCPGAAGQAPGAPPGSYYPGPPNSGGQYGSGLPPGGGYGGPAPGGPYGPPAGGGPYGHPNPGMFPSGTPGGPYGGAAPGGPYGQPPPSSYGAQQPGLYGQGGAPPNVDPEAYSWFQSVDSDHSGYISMKELKQALVNCNWSSFNDETCLMMINMFDKTKSGRIDVYGFSALWKFIQQWKNLFQQYDRDRSGSISYTELQQALSQMGYNLSPQFTQLLVSRYCPRSANPAMQLDRFIQVCTQLQVLTEAFREKDTAVQGNIRLSFEDFVTMTASRML, encoded by the exons ATGAAGCAG GGCTGCCCAGGAGCTGCAGGACAAGCACCAGGAGCCCCTCCGGGTAGCTACTACCCTGGACCCCCCAATAGTGGAGGGCAGTATGGTAGTGGGCTACCCCCTGGTGGTGGTTATGGGGGTCCTGCCCCTGGAGGGCCTTATGGACCACCAGCTGGTGGAGGGCCCTATGGACACCCCAATCCTGGGATGTTCCCCTCTGGAACTCCAGGAGGACCATATGGCGGTGCAGCTCCCGGGGGCCCCTATGGTCAGCCACCTCCAAGTTCCTACGGTGCCCAGCAGCCTGGGCTTTATGGACAGG GTGGCGCCCCTCCCAATGTGGATCCTGAGGCCTACTCCTGGTTCCAGTCGGTGGACTCAGATCACAGTGGCTATATCTCCATGAAGGAGCTAAAGCAGGCCCTGGTCAACTGCAATTGGTCTTCATTCAATGATGAGACCTGCCTCATGATGATAA ACATGTTTGACAAGACCAAGTCAGGCCGCATCGATGTCTACGGCTTCTCAGCCCTGTGGAAATTCATCCAGCAGTGGAAGAACCTCTTCCAGCAGTATGACCGGGACCGCTCGGGCTCCATTAGCTACACAGAGCTGCAGCAAG CTCTGTCCCAAATGGGCTACAACCTGAGCCCCCAGTTCACCCAGCTTCTGGTCTCCCGCTACTGCCCACGCTCTGCCAATCCTGCCATGCAGCTTGACCGCTTCATCCAGGTGTGCACCCAGCTGCAGGTGCTGACAGAGGCCTTCCGGGAGAAGGACACAGCTGTACAAGGCAACATTCGGCTCAGCTTCGAGGACTTCGTCACCATGACAGCTTCTCGGATGCTATGA
- the PEF1 gene encoding peflin isoform X3 — MASYPYRQGCPGAAGQAPGAPPGSYYPGPPNSGGQYGSGLPPGGGYGGPAPGGPYGPPAGGGPYGHPNPGMFPSGTPGGPYGGAAPGGPYGQPPPSSYGAQQPGLYGQGIHAEGAAPVWDMLSLWQREGAGELARMHNAS; from the exons ATGGCCAGCTATCCTTACCGGCAG GGCTGCCCAGGAGCTGCAGGACAAGCACCAGGAGCCCCTCCGGGTAGCTACTACCCTGGACCCCCCAATAGTGGAGGGCAGTATGGTAGTGGGCTACCCCCTGGTGGTGGTTATGGGGGTCCTGCCCCTGGAGGGCCTTATGGACCACCAGCTGGTGGAGGGCCCTATGGACACCCCAATCCTGGGATGTTCCCCTCTGGAACTCCAGGAGGACCATATGGCGGTGCAGCTCCCGGGGGCCCCTATGGTCAGCCACCTCCAAGTTCCTACGGTGCCCAGCAGCCTGGGCTTTATGGACAGG GGATACATGCTGAAGGAGCAGCTCCTGTTTGGGATATGTTATCTTTGTGGCagagagaaggagcaggagaGCTAGCAAGAATGCACAATGCCTCTTAA